The DNA region TTTTACATCATCGTCAGCGGCTTTCTCCTGCGTCAGACGTTCTTCCAATTCCATTTTTGAAACATCGCCGGATTGATAAAGTTTTTGCCACCGATTAGCGTTGTTTTGTGCTTGTAAGCGAAGAGTGCGCAATTTTGAAATGGTTGAATCGAATGAGGTTACGGCAGATTTCGCCCGACGCAAAGACGCTCTTGGAACTTCCCTATTAGTCATTATTCGTTGAACAGATGCTCGCTGAACTTCAACGGCGGACAGCGCCCGTTGAATCTCCGCCCGACGAACTTCCGCAGTTGACCTTGAACGCTGCAATGTGGATTCGGCACGCTCCATTTCAGCCCGTAATTCAGAATCTTCGAGCGTCGCTAAAACCTGTCCATTTGAGACCGTATCGCCTTGATCCACGTCAATTGAAATTAATCGCCCAGGTATTTTCGAAGCAATATTTACAACGATTTTTGATTCAACCGTTCCAATGCCTTGAATCGATGGCGTGATTCTCCTCTCCGATATTTCTGTAACCGTAACTTGTGGCGGGCGCAGCCAAAACCACAAAAGCCCCCCGGCCAGAGCCAAAAATCCTACTGCCAAAAGGACTCTCAAGAACGATTTTGTGTATCCGCCTTTCATTAACTGCTCATCGTTTCCAGTAAGCTCTTTCGAAAAATCACTTCTCCTTGAATTTGGTCAATAATACGGAAACTTTTGATAAAGCTCTTATTTCGTGAACGACATTTGGTTCGATCGTAACCAACACACCTACTTTTAGTTCAACCTCTTCCTTTTCCTCGCCGACAATTAATAGGCCTTTTCCCGCAACACATTGAATCGTAATCGGTTCGGCGGCTTTATGAGCATCCAAAATGGCTTTATTGCGTAGCGTGATTTGGACGATTTTTCGGCGATCACCATCAAAAAGCGGCGTAACCTCTTTATCTTTGCCGTCGCCGATTTTAGTTTGTAAATTCAACTTTTGCATATTTCTTTCCTGACTATTGACATTAAAACCGATGAACGTAATCATCAGAGCAACTCCTAAAACTACAGTTAAAAACAAAATTCTCTTCATTTTTGACAAACCCCCAACCTGCCTCCGAAACTTTATTAAGATTCAGACAGTTGAAAAATACTCGATTAGCCGATCAGATCATTTCCATCTGGTTGAAATCCGAAACCGCGCGCAAAGCGGGCAAAAACTAATCAAACTCATCAGTAAAAACGCAATTCGGTCAATCGCCGGGCCGCAATGGTCGGACCGGGAAAATCCGTTGTTACCTCAGATGGTCGTATCATGCGGCTTAGCACGCGGCGTCGCCCTTGGGGTGAGGGTAGCGGTCAGACTGGTCTTCGTCGTTGTGGGCATTTAGACAAACAAAGTCCTTTTCGATCAATATTCTGAGTTCGGTTTGTTCGTCCGCAAGAAACGTTCCGGCAAGGCTAACCTCGTCGGAGTTGGCCCAGCTATTGGCGTCGGAGGCAGGTACGCGAACCACGATTATTCCGTCCGCAAAAGAGGCCGAAAAATTACTGTTGGGCGTCTTTTCGAGCAAGTAGCCAAAGTCGTTTTTACCTAGCCCAAACCGCACGTTGTCCCCGATGGTTCCTGTTTGATCAAAAGTCTCGACTTCGGAACGGGCCAACCGAAAACGAAGAGTGTTTTCTCTAATTCGAAGTTTCATGATCCATCCTCAACGCAAGTCTTAGAATAAGGAACGTAACACGAAGCACGGTCGCCGAAATATGATCCAGATCACTTTTTTTGCATATGGCTAACGGATAAGAGTGCGAAGATGCTCAGTCGTTTCGACGAATATTCTTCCGCCGACTATTTTCAGATATCCCTTTCCGCGAGCTTTCGGATAGTCCGGATCGTGGTCTCGAGCGAAAGCCCTGCCATCTCAGCTATATCTTGCCGTCGATGGGTGATCTTCTTAACTTCGCCCGCATTCATTTCACCCGTAAGCCTCAAAATAATGCTCGCAACACGCTGCTCGGCGGATGGCGTGGCCAAAATCTGAACGGTATCGGCACGGTCACGGAGAATGCCGCACATTCGGTTAAGCACCAGGGAAGAAAATTCGGACGATGATTCCATTAAAGCAAGAAACTCACCCCGCGGGACCATTAGAAGCGAGCTGTTCTCGATTGCAACGGCTGTTGCGGGAAATCGCTTTCCGTCCATCGCCGGCGGAATTGCGAATATCTCGCCAGCCTGAAACGTGCCAATGATGATCTCCTTACCCGCCTCAGGATAGCGAACCATTTTGATCTTTCCAGCCAATATGATCGGTAAAAATGTGGCCTGATCACCCTCGAAAAAAACGTGCTCGCCGCCACCGAACGAACGTCTGCGTCCAATAGCAAAGAGACCTTCTGTTAGTTCGGCACTAAAATGGTCGGATATTTGACTCATGAACGTATGAAGCCCCCCAGCGATTCCCAAAACAATAGTTACATTTCATGAGCCAAATCATAAATCGAACGGCCGGAATTTGATATTTAATAAGGGAGCACGAGGGGACTCACATGAAGTATTTTCTCCGTACATTCTTACTAACAGGAAATTCGACTGTGATCTATCCCGTTTTCGAAGGGCCTTTTACTCATTCTTACATTACTCGCTATCGATCCGGATCTTCTGTGACCGCTAGTTTTAACGCGGCCTATCCGCATAAGTACGCTCACT from Acidobacteriota bacterium includes:
- a CDS encoding Crp/Fnr family transcriptional regulator; the encoded protein is MSQISDHFSAELTEGLFAIGRRRSFGGGEHVFFEGDQATFLPIILAGKIKMVRYPEAGKEIIIGTFQAGEIFAIPPAMDGKRFPATAVAIENSSLLMVPRGEFLALMESSSEFSSLVLNRMCGILRDRADTVQILATPSAEQRVASIILRLTGEMNAGEVKKITHRRQDIAEMAGLSLETTIRTIRKLAERDI